One window of the Lepeophtheirus salmonis chromosome 7, UVic_Lsal_1.4, whole genome shotgun sequence genome contains the following:
- the LOC121121748 gene encoding uncharacterized protein translates to MGSLERLCLRWNEYESNFKQGFSDLRQNEELFDVTIISGSKIIKAHKVILCACSPVFRSIIGSAPVQTYPLIYLRGINFYYLELLLSFMYYGEVSVDKEELDDFISIAQEFQIKGLSNYSTPLKRCESQPSTSSTVSTDLTPYPPHDSQDLSIVRDDINDSLTKSLPNIEKEECNIVDESNTLEFTQNASEQMERNNDSHDISIVRDDLNNSLSKSLTNSENEECYGSEQMETNNDASECISLEQNQDYDEALNTEIIQYYSKQKTGKGYQCKKCNYKAQTRHLLHNHVEARHIVTKGFICSICEKKYKTRQSLYLHKYRTHKGDSVVFEGPKVIR, encoded by the exons ATGGGATCTCTTGAACGCCTTTGTTTGCGATGGAACGAGTATGAATCGAATTTCAAGCAAGGTTTTTCGGATCTCCGTCAAAATGAGGAACTTTTTGATGTGACGATCATCTCTGGATCAAAGATCATCAAGGCTCACAAGGTCATTCTATGTGCATGTTCTCCTGTATTTCGTTCCATCATTGGATCTGCACCCGTCCAGACATATCCCCTGATTTATTTGAGAGGGATCAACTTTTATTATCTGGAGCTACTCCTTTCCTTTATGTATTACGGGGAAGTGAGTGTGGATAAAGAGGAACTCGATGATTTCATTTCCATTGCTCAAGAGTTTCAAATCAAGGGTCTCTCAAATTATTCTACTCCCCTAAAAAGATGTGAATCTCAGCCCTCTACCTCCTCCACTGTTTCAACTGATCTCACTCCATATCCACCTCATGATTCTCAGGATCTTTCCATCGTAAGGGATGATATAAACGATTCCCTCACCAAATCTTTACCTaatatagaaaaagaagaatgtaATATTGTGGATGAGAGCAATACTTTAGAATTTACGCAAAATGCATCAGAACAAATGGAAAGGAATAATGATTCCCATGATATTTCCATTGTAAGGGATGATTTAAACAATTCCCTCTCTAAATCTTTGactaattcagaaaatgaagaATGTTATGGATCTGAACAAATGGAAACGAATAATGATGCTTCAGAATGTATTTCATTAGAACAAAACCAAg aCTATGATGAAGCCTTAAATACAGAGATTATTCAGTACTACTCCAAGCAAAAAACGGGAAAGGGATATCAAtgcaaaaaatgtaactatAAGGCTCAAACGCGACATCTTTTGCATAATCATGTTGAGGCCAGACACATAGTTACAAAGGGTTTTATTTGCTCCATCTgcgagaaaaaatacaaaacaagaCAAAGTCTCTACTTACACAAGTACAGAACACATAAAGGTGATAGCGTCGTTTTTGAAGGTCCCAAAGTTATTAGATGA